A stretch of the Arachis stenosperma cultivar V10309 chromosome 6, arast.V10309.gnm1.PFL2, whole genome shotgun sequence genome encodes the following:
- the LOC130933346 gene encoding pentatricopeptide repeat-containing protein At1g07740, mitochondrial, whose translation MIFRAAKTINRNPTTRFLHHHVNNLQSKTSSSNLHKPKRKKVIPFVAELKQVQDPKQALSLFNDYKERSFKHHYPSYAALLYKLARSRSFHDVETVLDHMQRTNIQCRESLFVALFQHYGKSKLPDKATELFDRMPKFNCARTLQSFNAILNVLVDSDRFDEANDVFLRSRDMGFRPNTVSFNVMIKGWLEKGEFGKACDVFDEMLQRKVQPSVVTYNSLIGFLCRKGDLDNAMALLEDMNKKKKYANAVTYALLMEGLCSLEKFDEAKKLLFDMAYRGCKPRLVNFSVLMNDLGRRGRIEEAKSVLHEMKKRRIKPDVVTYNILINYLCKEGRTAEAYKMLVEMQIGGCEPNAATYRMMVDSLCRVGDFELGLSILNAMLVSGHCPRPETFCCLVVGLLSSGNVDGACFVLEEMEKRRVEPDMESWETIVKSSCSEDKSVTELITELASLST comes from the coding sequence ATGATCTTCCGAGCAGCAAAAACGATTAATCGAAACCCAACAACTCGATTTCTCCATCACCATGTAAACAACCTTCAATCCAAAACCTCTtcttcaaatcttcacaaaccCAAACGCAAAAAGGTTATTCCTTTTGTCGCCGAACTCAAACAAGTTCAAGACCCAAAACAAGCCCTCTCTTTATTTAATGATTACAAGGAACGCAGTTTCAAGCACCATTACCCTTCCTACGCCGCACTCCTCTACAAGCTCGCACGTTCTAGAAGCTTCCATGACGTCGAAACCGTTCTCGATCACATGCAACGCACAAACATACAATGCAGAGAGAGCCTCTTCGTTGCGCTCTTTCAACACTACGGAAAATCGAAGCTTCCGGACAAAGCTACTGAGCTTTTTGATCGAATGCCCAAGTTTAATTGTGCCCGAACGTTGCAGTCTTTCAACGCGATTCTTAATGTTCTGGTTGACAGCGACCGGTTCGACGAGGCCAATGATGTTTTCTTGAGGTCACGTGACATGGGGTTTCGTCCAAACACGGTTTCGTTCAATGTTATGATAAAGGGGTGGTTGGAAAAAGGTGAGTTTGGGAAAGCCTGtgatgtgtttgatgaaatgcttcaGAGGAAGGTGCAGCCAAGTGTTGTGACTTACAATAGCTTGATTGGGTTTTTGTGTAGAAAGGGTGATTTGGACAATGCCATGGCTTTGCTTGAGGAcatgaacaagaaaaagaagtatGCTAATGCAGTGACTTATGCGCTTTTGATGGAAGGGTTGTGCTCTTTGGAGAAGTTTGATGAAGCCAAGAAGCTGTTGTTTGACATGGCGTATCGTGGGTGTAAGCCTAGGCTGGTTAATTTCTCTGTTCTGATGAATGATTTGGGGAGGAGAGGGAGGATTGAGGAGGCAAAGTCTGTGCTTCATGAGATGAAGAAGAGGAGGATTAAGCCGGATGTTGTGACATATAATATACTGATAAATTATCTTTGCAAGGAAGGTAGGACAGCAGAGGCTTATAAGATGTTGGTTGAGATGCAGATAGGTGGTTGCGAGCCGAATGCTGCGACATACAGGATGATGGTGGACAGTTTGTGCAGGGTTGGAGATTTTGAGTTGGGTTTGAGTATTTTGAATGCAATGCTGGTCAGTGGACATTGTCCACGTCCTGAAACTTTTTGTTGTTTGGTTGTTGGGCTGTTAAGCTCTGGGAATGTTGATGGTGCTTGCTTTGTTTTAGAAGAGATGGAGAAGAGAAGGGTAGAACCTGACATGGAGAGCTGGGAAACTATTGTAAAGAGTTCTTGTAGCGAGGATAAGAGTGTAACTGAGCTTATCACTGAACTTGCATCACTGTCCACCTAA